DNA from Pichia kudriavzevii chromosome 5, complete sequence:
CAGAGGAGAATAGTcattttagtttttttcaGGGTTTCTATATATAAAGTTCGTTTGGGTTTGTTGAGTTTGACCTTgagaatttgaagttgaaaccTAGAGCTGAAGATAAGCTTGACAAGTTGAGCAAAGCTTTATTAATAATGGACCTGACCAAGTTTGCCGATTTTGCCGCCTTATTGTTGCCATGATCTGAAGTTTGAGCTGCAGCCAGAGGTAGGGCGTTTTCATTTGATGAGATGGAGATGAAGAGGGCGAAGGGGACTAGCCAGATGCAAATGGCAAAGAAGGATGCGATTTCTGTGAAGGAAGGGTAGTGAGGGGGGACAAAGTCTGGGGCGAGTCGTTCGTCTATGGATGGGATGTAAGGGTTATTAAAGTGGTTGAACCATAGGTAATGGTTAAGAAAAGCCAGAACTGCTGAGGCGATAAAGGTGATATTTGAGAGATGGATATTGGGGAAATGTTTTAAATTTTGGTAGTAGATCAAGTTTGATGCTAGCGAAAACAAGGTCAATTTTATTGGGAAGTTATCAAAGACTACCAATAGGAGCATAATAGAGGAGACGGTCAATATCGATCTATTTAGGAAACGTTTGGTGAAGCTCAAGTTTTCCTCAATAATTTCGGAGATGTAATAAAGACCTGCGGCAATGGAGAGGGTAGCGACAATGAAGCCCAGGATTGCGCCTGCAATGGCCAAGATCTGGATAAACATAAGAGGGGCCTAGGGGTGTTTAAGGTTTCGAGAAAAGGAAGTGTGTGGATATGCAACTAATACAAGTAATGCAACTAATACAAGTAATGCAAATAGTAGAAATATTTTATACAAATAATGTAAAAATAATTCAAATATGAATCCAATTGCAAATGCAAGTGGGAATTTCAATTCAAACGCTGTACGagaaacttttcaaaataggAGGAAAAAACAGTCGCGGGTTTggtttttttaattttcaCAGTGTCGCGGGTTTGGCGgattttttaattttcaCAGTGTCGCGGTTCCAGCGGTGAAGCCTTCTCTCCCCCCCTTCATAAGAAACCCTTTGCATTTCCATTTTcgtatttttttgttttgtttttttttttgttgagaCGGACAACAGAGACCGCGCAAGCTTCCTGTAGAACTATAAAAGGGGGGTCATATGCGTGTCTCTTATTATGTTTACCCGGtaattgaagaaagtgaaCCTTTTGAACCTTGTATCTTTTAAATAACAAATATATGGACTATATCAGCCTGTGATGAGTGGGTGCCTATTATAGGACTCTCTAAGATACATACACTACCCGTGTATGTCCTCGTTTAGCGGgttgttttttctctcccTCATTAGAGGGGGATAAGGAGGGCTTGCCATGCGGGGGGATGCAGAGATGTTGTGCCCCCATAACCACACTAGCAACAGTGATGTTCTGAGGCTGTTAGTATAGTATTGTTTATTGGTTTGTATTAGTGTATTGGTTTGTATTAGTGTATTGGTTTGTATTGGTTTGTATTGGTTGTGCAGTGAGGTATTTTGAAATAACAAAGTCTCTGACTAAAACCACGTGACCGCCGCATGCACACACGTAATCACACTTCTAACACGTGACTGCACACGTGACTGCACACGTGACCGCCCGCGCctcgtttctttttccctGGCCCGCTCCGCTGCGCAGGTGGCGAGAACCCCGGCGTCCGTTACCCGTTCTCGCCCGAAAATGGGCTTCTTTCTTACCCCTTTAGTGGTATGAGAATCACCCCGTCTCGGCTCGCCCGCGCCCTCTTTTCCgttctctctttctccgCCCCTCTCCGCTCGGATTACCACCCAGCCCATCTTTTCGGCCCCTCCCCACGGCAACTACCGCCGCTTCCTGTTAATAAGCCGTTCCTCTATCTTCACCAGTAGGTACTtccccccctccccccctCCACTGCTGAAATTGGTCCCCTACTACCTTCCCCCCTACTACCTTCCCCCCTGCCACCCTCCAACTCTGTCACTGTCTAGTTTGACTTCTATTACACTAACTTATTACACTAACTTATTACACTAACTTATTACAATAACGTATTACACTAACGTATTACATTAAACCACTAGACTAAACTATCGGCATTCTTGGTTGTCCGCTTCTCTCACTTTCTCCGCCAGCCTTGCTTTCACGTACTTTTTACTCTGTCGAATTCACCGTGGCACTTGTATTTGCCACTTTGGCTTTTTTTCACTCCCCTTGGCTTTTTCTTAATCCCCTTGGCTTTTTTTACTCCCCTTGGCTTTTTCGTCCCTTCCCTGacattttccttctctctCCTGATTTCGCTTCTTTGTTGAATCGCTGCTTACCCATTCCCGGATCTCACTTGTGCGCCCTCACTCTTATTTCTAATATATTTGGTATAAGTGCATCCACTTGAAAATATCTCTTCTGATATCACATCCATATCCCCCCTCTTATATCACAACCTCTATTATTGCCATAACCACAACAACTGTTATCACCTCCACGATTACTACATCTACTACGAACAACACCCCTCTTGTTCTTGGAGAACCATCGGCAGCCATGCTTCATCACCCTTCTTCAGAATCCATCTGTCCCCTCACGGTGAGAGCCGCATCCTCCTTGAAAAGtttatcttcaaatgaCCATCGTTTGActaatatcaacaacagtaTCAACAACACACTGAACTCTTCAGCTTCAGAAACTTCTCTTGCTTCAAACACACCCTccttcaatatcaacattGTCTCCGATGCATCGGATTGCTCAATATCGTCTCCACATTCAAATAGGAGCTCCATTGTAGATTATAGTGGCCCTATTAACTTGTCAAATGTCTCCAATCAAATCAGTACCGACAATACCTGGATGACTTACATGAACCAAAATGCAACCCAGCTTAACAACAGTGGTACCAATACAAATAGTAATACTACTATTGGTATTAATACTAATGGTGCCACTGCAGCTGCCACTACTGTTCCTTCTATTACTACAGATGCAGGTCCTTGGAATGACTCAACTAGTACAAACATGTCCCAAGAATCTTTGTCTAATTTCACCTTCACAAACTGGAACTTTAATTCATTAcaaacatcttcaaatttgaaaaaatcattggAATTCTCAATGGATGATCCCTTTTTaccttcaaatttaaaacaATCATCGCCTCTCTTAAATGACGGCTTTAATAGAAACATTAATAATAGTTCCTTTATTAATGAAAGTGTCCGCAACAACCAGTTTCTTaataaacaacaacaacaactccaacaacagaaacCTCCAACTTCAGTTTCCCCCCTATCTGCTTCTGCCGCTAAAAAATCCTTAAATTGGAATAATATGAACTCCATATTGAATGACTTGACAAATCAACCAATGAGCCACCGCCATTCAGGCTCCTTCTCTCAAAATTCAACTTGCTCCTCCATCGGGGACGAGTTGGTCAACCAGCCCTATTATCAGGCCCAATTGACtaacttgaaaatgaagaatgCCCCCGTGGAGGAATCATCTAATAAAATCCcccaaaatcaacattaCAACTCATGCATCAATTCGGGGAAGGCAAATATTAATCGACAGCTATTCAAGACAGAACTCTGCGAAACCTTCCAAAAAACAGGTAAATGCCCCTACAATGAGAAATGCCAATTTGCTCATGGTTTACATGAATTAAAACTTGTCTCTAAACcgaaaaaatggaaaactaAAATGTGCAAAAATTGGATCGAAAGTGGCTTTTGCAGATACGGTAAACGTTGCTGTTATAAGCATGGcgaaaatgatgatggcTCAAACGGCTTGAACTGTATACCAAGTCATCAGAATGTACTTTACTaacccaaaaaaaaatgtccATAGCCATACATACATCAAATACATCATCATTGCTAATACCAACAGTGAAGGgggaaacaacaacaattttCACTATCACtatcattgtcattgtcatcCCCACTATCTTTATTAATACCACCAAACTAATACGCCTTTATTATAAACATCACCATCTACACCAAAGAAGGATCAaaacggaaaaaaaacggtTTCTCTTAATACCATCGGGGCTCATCACAGGCATAATACTAATCATACTAATCATCCTTAATAACCAGTCAATCAATCAATCATAACTTTTATCActattgtcatttttttctttctcttaTTACCACTATTTTATTGctcatcaatttcttatTGTTATTGCTCATCACtttcttatttttattgttattgttatcgttattgttattgttattgttattcTTATTGTTACTCTTACTCTTACTCTTACCTTTATCTATTTATTCTAGTGTCTTTTATAGATTTTATAGCTCACTTAATTATCTGTATGTGAAAATCTCATTAGCACTTTGGCAGTTTCGCAGTCCGTGGAGTGATTTGCAAGCCGCGGACATACCTACACTATACCTTACGACTCTACTCTTTTCCAGCTCCGCTGGTACAGTGCTCTACTAAACGTGTTGTCCCACCAAATCTGAACAATGCAACGTAGTATCTTTCAAAACCGCCTTAGAAGGGCAGAACAAGAGCTGGGGTTCAATTTCAGCGAAGAAGTGGAATCAGAGAATCAGGACGAAGAGGAGCCTAAAGATATCACCGGGAAGGTTGCAGGAGTTGTACATTCCAAAGATGTCAGAGACTCCACAAAAGAGACCAGCCAGTACCCCAAATGGAGTACCGTTTTCGACGAGAACGATATATTCTGCAACAACGAGGGATACTCCTTTCAGACATACTTCAAAAAACCTATATTACAAGATGGCGATACGCCAATAGTGTTTATTGGACATCACGGCGCTGGATCAAGTGGGTTGACGTTTGGGGAGCTGTGCAAATCGGTTGTTTCCAATACAAGGAATGGATACATATCCAAGCCCGGATTCTTCACCTTCGATTTTAGAGGACATTCTATGACCAACTTGTTGAATGCAGATGATGAGGGAAACTACAGGATGGATATAGACACGCTCGTTGGTGACTTCAAGTTTATCATTGACCACTTCTTGGCGAAATTCAAGGATAGGTACTCCAGCAAGATACACCTCTTCATTATTGGCCACTCTTTGGGTGGATCGGTTGCAATCAAGCTGTTGAGAGACCACCAATTCGATGACGTGAAAGGCCttgttattgttgacaTTGTCGAAGAAACAGCCATCCATTCCTTAGATGCAATGGATTCGTATTTGAATAAGTTACCAAAGTCTTTTCAAACATTGGAAATGGCAATCAATTGGTACGTCAATCAGGGACTAATCAATAATTCACAAAGTGCAAAACTAAGTATACCCTCTTTGCTAAAACACAACCAGAATGGGAGTTGGGAATTCATAGTTGACTTGAGAAAGAGCAAACCGTATTGGAATGACTGGTTCAAAGGCATCTCCAACGATTTCGTCACCTTACCTAATCGTATCTCAAAACTGTTGGTTCTGGCGAATAATGATTATTTGGATAAACCTCTAATAATTGGCCAGATGcaaggaaaatatcaactaATGGTGTTTTACTCAGATACCAACTTGAGTAATTTCTTGACTACCTCAACGACGGTCATCAGTGACTCAATGAAAATTGGACATTTTATCCACGAAGACGTGCCTAACAAGTTTACAAAAGCCCTACTCCAGTTCGTCGAAAGAAATGATCTGAGCTTCCGTAGGAATGATGAATCAAATTCACAATTACAACTTATAAATAAACTAAATGCAAAATGGAACGCTcacaaaaaataattgatgGGAGCCAAACTCAGTCTACCGTCATagtgtttattttttcgttattttccatcttcttcaaaacacTTTGGATCTTGTGTCTTCCCCACGAAAAGCTAGGGTCAATACAGAATGGCCTCAAATCGAACCTATTGTCATCAGGTGAATATTGTTCCGCATGATACGAAGGTGTACTGACCGTTTGTTTATGCCTGTTGACACTATAATACCAGAAAAAACTATTGACTTTACTAGCAATCTCATCAGGCGTCTTTTTGTCCTTCCATATATGTAATAATTTTATAAACATAGAATATGGACCACATTTCTCAACCTTCCGTAATCTTCCCATAATGCTCAACTCATCATATGTAAATCCCATATCGGCCTCATCAGATTGGATATGATCTTTTGTTATTGGCTCTAACTCCGCAGTTGGTGTGGCATCCACAAATTCCTTCAGTATCGGGAGTTGAAAATAATCTACAGACCATCTTATGAACTTGATCAAATCgtttttggatattccGCCAATTGGATTAATGTCTGCTGATGAACAGTCATATTTTGTCAAATAACCTCTTAGTTGCTCATCAACATTAGCTGATCCTAAAACCAACAATCCGCCAGTGTTTTCCTTACCTCTGACCCATGGTAATAATTGCGCAAATAAATATGCCAAGACCATACGTAGCCTAGCTTGGATATTTTGTAATGCTAAATTCTCAATATTTGAACCACCGAATATCTTATAGATAGGTCTGCGGCCAGTTACAACTTCAAATAGTGCAACAACTGAAGAAACAACATTATCcatattcaaatcaacatgGTATGATCCAATCTTGGATGATAGTTCTTTTGATCTGCTCTTGGTTTCATTCGAAGAGTTTGATGTGCCCATATAACACGTATGGAAGATCTGATTTGCCAACTCTTGTGGCGTATTTGGAAAATTATCATTCTTTGTGATCATCTGAACATCCTTCATAACTTGTTTATTTCCAgctttgatattttcaataactaGCCTACACATAGAGTGGACAATCACAGCAGTGGCGCAACTATCGATACCCCCACTTaatggcaaaaaaaaaccagaTCCTTTGCATCTTCTAAGGTAATCCCATAGCCAGCACGCTGGTCCAAGggcaatttcttcttcaggtAAGTGGTAGAAAACCTCCCTTGGTAATGTCGGTTCAATCGTCACATCAAAGTTGACCGAATCTGGAGATAGTTCTGCTTCAACGTGCACAATATCATAAACTGGAGACATTCTGCTTTGGATTCCATGACTTGCCAATGCTCTGTAAGCTCTGACATCCTCCAAGTCAATTGTAGCGGTTAAAACCTCCACATCATCAAGGGAAAACTGTTTACCCTGTGCTAGAATTTCACCATTACATACAATCATTGAGCAACCGTCATAGTACAATCTATCACCGTCACAACCATTTTGGTTGgaatataaataaatacCCCCACATTTCCGTGTTGCTTCCATAATCAATGAGAGCCTTGTATttaattttctcaattcaTGATGTGAGCCTGACGAATTAGTAATAATCTCAACGCCATCCAAGGATAACTGAATATGTGGTGCTTGAGGAGTGAACATCTCCTCACACGTCTCACATCCAATCACAGTATCCAAAGTGCTTATAACGGCATCACCAAATTTAACAAAGTTCTGACCCGTGATGTCTCTGATCAGTTTAGGCAATCTGAACTCTTCCACATATTGTGTCTTTAACCAAGGCGTAAAATATCTCATTTCCCTGTAGTTACCATCGTTGGCTAATAGAATTTTGGGTCTAATTAATAATATCTGCCCATCATATGATAATATCCTACAATTATAACGTCTATTTTTATGGATAATTGGGATACCAATATCTAACAACAAACCATATGTTTCCTTATCAGCCAAAATAGTCGAATACATCTCCCATGATTGAATATATGTATCATTCTCAAGGAAATGGTCAAGACAGCCGTATCCAGGGACTTCTAGTTCTGGTCCAACCCTTAACTTTGCGCCTTTACTTTTGGCAATTTTGATAGATTCAAGAATTCGATCTCTATTCCCTTCAAAATCCATAGCCCATTGGTTCAATGAACATGTTGCTAGTGTAATGTAATGTGACATCTTTGAACTTTTTTCCTAGAAAGGTTAATTTCAATTGGCCTTATATCGTAGATACAGTTATATAATTGCTAGAAAAATGCTTAACTAATAATGTTGAAAGGTACGTTACAGAGTTTCAGAAATGGTGCGAAGGTAAAATTGTCGATTTCGTGAAGACATCTGGATCACCTGAATATGGAGAAAATAAATTACTAATAgtacaaaaaaatagcaaatatatatgtatatacatat
Protein-coding regions in this window:
- a CDS encoding uncharacterized protein (PKUD0E03720; similar to Saccharomyces cerevisiae YHR181W (SVP26); ancestral locus Anc_5.57), which encodes MFIQILAIAGAILGFIVATLSIAAGLYYISEIIEENLSFTKRFLNRSILTVSSIMLLLVVFDNFPIKLTLFSLASNLIYYQNLKHFPNIHLSNITFIASAVLAFLNHYLWFNHFNNPYIPSIDERLAPDFVPPHYPSFTEIASFFAICIWLVPFALFISISSNENALPLAAAQTSDHGNNKAAKSANLVRSIINKALLNLSSLSSALGFNFKFSRSNSTNPNELYI
- a CDS encoding uncharacterized protein (PKUD0E03740; similar to Saccharomyces cerevisiae YDR151C (CTH1) and YLR136C (TIS11); ancestral locus Anc_8.333), producing the protein MLHHPSSESICPLTVRAASSLKSLSSNDHRLTNINNSINNTLNSSASETSLASNTPSFNINIVSDASDCSISSPHSNRSSIVDYSGPINLSNVSNQISTDNTWMTYMNQNATQLNNSGTNTNSNTTIGINTNGATAAATTVPSITTDAGPWNDSTSTNMSQESLSNFTFTNWNFNSLQTSSNLKKSLEFSMDDPFLPSNLKQSSPLLNDGFNRNINNSSFINESVRNNQFLNKQQQQLQQQKPPTSVSPLSASAAKKSLNWNNMNSILNDLTNQPMSHRHSGSFSQNSTCSSIGDELVNQPYYQAQLTNLKMKNAPVEESSNKIPQNQHYNSCINSGKANINRQLFKTELCETFQKTGKCPYNEKCQFAHGLHELKLVSKPKKWKTKMCKNWIESGFCRYGKRCCYKHGENDDGSNGLNCIPSHQNVLY
- a CDS encoding uncharacterized protein (PKUD0E03750; similar to Saccharomyces cerevisiae YHR075C (PPE1); ancestral locus Anc_5.358), yielding MQRSIFQNRLRRAEQELGFNFSEEVESENQDEEEPKDITGKVAGVVHSKDVRDSTKETSQYPKWSTVFDENDIFCNNEGYSFQTYFKKPILQDGDTPIVFIGHHGAGSSGLTFGELCKSVVSNTRNGYISKPGFFTFDFRGHSMTNLLNADDEGNYRMDIDTLVGDFKFIIDHFLAKFKDRYSSKIHLFIIGHSLGGSVAIKLLRDHQFDDVKGLVIVDIVEETAIHSLDAMDSYLNKLPKSFQTLEMAINWYVNQGLINNSQSAKLSIPSLLKHNQNGSWEFIVDLRKSKPYWNDWFKGISNDFVTLPNRISKLLVLANNDYLDKPLIIGQMQGKYQLMVFYSDTNLSNFLTTSTTVISDSMKIGHFIHEDVPNKFTKALLQFVERNDLSFRRNDESNSQLQLINKLNAKWNAHKK
- a CDS encoding uncharacterized protein (PKUD0E03760; similar to Saccharomyces cerevisiae YHR074W (QNS1); ancestral locus Anc_5.357), giving the protein MSHYITLATCSLNQWAMDFEGNRDRILESIKIAKSKGAKLRVGPELEVPGYGCLDHFLENDTYIQSWEMYSTILADKETYGLLLDIGIPIIHKNRRYNCRILSYDGQILLIRPKILLANDGNYREMRYFTPWLKTQYVEEFRLPKLIRDITGQNFVKFGDAVISTLDTVIGCETCEEMFTPQAPHIQLSLDGVEIITNSSGSHHELRKLNTRLSLIMEATRKCGGIYLYSNQNGCDGDRLYYDGCSMIVCNGEILAQGKQFSLDDVEVLTATIDLEDVRAYRALASHGIQSRMSPVYDIVHVEAELSPDSVNFDVTIEPTLPREVFYHLPEEEIALGPACWLWDYLRRCKGSGFFLPLSGGIDSCATAVIVHSMCRLVIENIKAGNKQVMKDVQMITKNDNFPNTPQELANQIFHTCYMGTSNSSNETKSRSKELSSKIGSYHVDLNMDNVVSSVVALFEVVTGRRPIYKIFGGSNIENLALQNIQARLRMVLAYLFAQLLPWVRGKENTGGLLVLGSANVDEQLRGYLTKYDCSSADINPIGGISKNDLIKFIRWSVDYFQLPILKEFVDATPTAELEPITKDHIQSDEADMGFTYDELSIMGRLRKVEKCGPYSMFIKLLHIWKDKKTPDEIASKVNSFFWYYSVNRHKQTVSTPSYHAEQYSPDDNRFDLRPFCIDPSFSWGRHKIQSVLKKMENNEKINTMTVD